A genomic stretch from Primulina huaijiensis isolate GDHJ02 chromosome 14, ASM1229523v2, whole genome shotgun sequence includes:
- the LOC140958027 gene encoding zinc finger BED domain-containing protein RICESLEEPER 2-like: MNKMIFIACVLDPRFKFDYVTFVLSKMYGQEKGQQLRVEIKLYMTSLFEGYRKVTSKMSQGSSNSKVDPSGINIGNIHERTLIQQEYLRHKAESGNMDAKIELDRYLDEDVDVANEHFDILLWWKVNSSKFPTLAEMARDVLAIPISTVASESAFSTGRRVLDSFRSSLTPRLVQALICLKDWFRKESSPIKVEEDLDHLEEIESGFWNLRFGSSNILKEMALRTVLGLSDAA; this comes from the exons ATGAATAagatgatttttattgcatgtgtTCTTGATCctcgtttcaaatttgattatgtGACTTTTGTGCTTTCAAAGATGTATGGGCAAGAGAAAGGGCAGCAATTAAGAGTTGAAATAAAGTTGTATATGACTTCTTTGTTTGAAGGATATAGGAAGGTCACTTCAAAAATGTCTCAAGGATCATCCAATAGTAAAGTTGATCCATCAGGTATAAACATAGGAAATATTCATGAAAGAACACTAATACAACAAGAATACTTGAGACATAAGGCTGAAAGTGGAAATATGGATGCTAAGATTGAGTTAGATAGGTATCTCGATGAAGATGTTGACGTTGCAAATGAACATTTTGATATTTTGCTTTGGTGGAAAGTTAACTCTTCCAAATTTCCTACTCTGGCTGAGATGGCTCGTGACGTGTTAGCAATTCCTATTTCTACAGTGGCGTCAGAAAGTGCTTTTAGCACCGGGAGACGTGTTCTAGATTCATTTAGAAGTTCATTAACACCTCGATTAGTGCAAGCTCTCATTTGCCTTAAAGATTGGTTCCGAAAAGAATCTTCTCCCATTAAAGTAGAAGAAGACTTGGATCATCTTGAAGAGATTGAATCTG GATTTTGGAATTTGAGATTTGGaagttcaaatattttgaaggagaTGGCCCTGCGAACTGTTTTGGGATTGTCAGAc Gcagcgtag